The following coding sequences lie in one Lolium perenne isolate Kyuss_39 chromosome 2, Kyuss_2.0, whole genome shotgun sequence genomic window:
- the LOC127331722 gene encoding putative FBD-associated F-box protein At1g61330 has translation MREPCPLVAHLKIGTQGLLDRRRSMRPALCLCARQGIARVNSAVLMQLKQMAPAASKEMLLMHGAQNTREQLSFENLPEDIIHLIHSLLHVQDAARAACVSRVLLRSWRCYSDLMLADRTIGLTDKKSEEIETNLIDKVDRILENHYRNGVKVKTLDLDLFGYNNINASYLDRWLHISVKSGIEVLNLIMYPFMDDSYYSFPSSVLSDTAAASSIQSIFLMYCAFRPTSTLGCLKRLKSLDLSRVRINDEGLGHLLSKCFALERLVVNGCTGIIFLRIPCTLQQLKLLHITTCETMQVIEIDAPKLCTLYYSGGPLVEISIKNSSQLKNVSFWFNYLFAPGILSYARARLPSITPNVESLTLRSHKENVDTPMLSSKLINLKKLEIGLCASVQAVSPSYDVFSLLSFLDASPALDSFLLCVEQDALTHDPVVGDDEKYPRRKPKCWHNSLRQVTITGFCSAKSLVDLTVHILEGTSSLERLTLDTVPSYGRGRGCCASRKNGQCSPIDEQDSSYVSSQCYRGCRQIYRRKSSLRC, from the exons ATGAGAGAGCCATGTCCCCTGGTCGCGCACCTCAAAATCGGCACCCAGGGCCTCCTCGATCGGCGGAGATCGATGCGGCCGGCGCTGTGCCTGTGCGCACGACAGGGCATCGCCCGAGTAAACTCCGCCGTACTCATGCAG CTGAAACAAATGGCGCCAGCTGCCAGCAAGGAGATGTTGCTCATGCATGGTGCCCAAAATACGAGAGAACAACTTTCTTTCGAGAATCTCCCAGAG GACATCATACATCTTATACATTCTCTTCTGCACGTGCAAGATGCTGCTCGCGCTGCCTGTGTGTCTCGTGTACTTCTACGTTCCTGGAGATGCTACTCCGACCTCATGCTCGCTGACCGTACAATTGGCTTGACTGACAAGAAATCGGAAGAAATAGAAACCAATCTGATCGACAAAGTTGACAGAATTCTTGAAAACCATTACCGCAATGGGGTGAAGGTGAAAACACTTGACCTTGATCTTTTCGGTTACAACAATATCAATGCCTCCTACCTGGACAGGTGGCTCCATATCTCTGTTAAATCTGGGATCGAAGTACTTAACTTAATAATGTATCCTTTCATGGATGATAGCTACTACAGCTTCCCGTCTTCGGTTTTGTCCGATACGGCAGCTGCAAGTTCGATTCAGTCCATTTTCCTCATGTATTGTGCTTTCCGTCCCACATCAACACTTGGCTGTTTGAAAAGGCTGAAGAGTTTAGATCTTTCAAGGGTCCGCATTAATGATGAAGGACTAGGACACTTGCTTTCAAAATGTTTTGCCCTAGAGCGGCTGGTGGTGAACGGATGCACTGGCATAATTTTCTTGAGAATACCTTGTACGCTGCAGCAGCTCAAGCTCCTTCATATTACAACATGTGAGACGATGCAGGTGATAGAGATCGATGCTCCAAAACTTTGCACTTTATACTATAGTGGGGGGCCTCTGGTAGAAATCTCTATCAAAAATTCTTCCCAACTTAAGAATGTATCTTTTTGGTTTAACTACTTGTTTGCACCTGGCATTCTATCTTATGCTCGTGCCAGGCTTCCATCCATCACACCAAATGTTGAGAGTCTTACCCTGCGCTCTCATAAAGAG AATGTTGACACTCCAATGCTGTCCTCCAAGCTCATCAACCTCAAGAAGTTGGAAATTGGACTCTGCGCATCTGTACAGGCCGTGTCCCCAAGTTATGatgtcttctctcttctttcttttcttgatgCTTCTCCGGCCTTGGATTCTTTCTTGTTGTGT GTAGAGCAAGATGCCCTCACACATGATCCTGTTGTTGGAGACGACGAGAAGTACCCGAGGCGCAAGCCGAAGTGCTGGCATAACAGCCTCAGGCAGGTGACGATCACGGGATTTTGTTCAGCCAAAAGCCTGGTTGATCTCACGGTCCACATCCTTGAGGGCACATCTTCGCTCGAGCGCCTCACACTAGACACAGTCCCTAGCTACGGTAGAGGGCGTGGATGTTGTGCTTCAAGAAAAAATGGCCAATGCTCGCCGATCGATGAGCAAGACAGCTCTTACGTTAGCTCACAATGCTATAGAGGTTGCAGGCAGATATATCGCAGGAAGAGTTCCCTCAGGTGTTGA